The following proteins are co-located in the Nocardioides piscis genome:
- the yaaA gene encoding peroxide stress protein YaaA, producing the protein MLILLPPSEGKTAPRRGKPLDLDGLSSPVLNDTRERVVDALVALAGQPDAAEVLGLGGTQSALVDLDAALRTAPTARAETIYTGVLYDALGLTTLTTAARRRANRRVAVVSSVFGLVRPSDRIPAYRLAGDVTLPGLGPVAGVWRECLGDAIEEAVGSGLLVDLRSTMYAAFWRPPAASPGRPNRTATVRVLHEVDGVRKVVSHFNKATKGRIVRDLLENGADPRTPGALADALVDLGWRVEQGDETVRGTQLDVVVSDV; encoded by the coding sequence GTGCTCATCCTGCTCCCGCCCAGCGAGGGCAAGACAGCCCCGCGCCGAGGCAAGCCGCTCGACCTGGACGGCCTGTCCTCACCGGTCCTCAACGACACCCGGGAGCGGGTCGTCGACGCCCTCGTCGCCCTTGCCGGGCAGCCGGATGCTGCGGAGGTGCTCGGTCTCGGCGGCACCCAGTCGGCCCTGGTCGACCTCGACGCTGCCCTGCGCACCGCCCCGACGGCGCGGGCCGAGACCATCTACACCGGCGTCCTCTACGACGCGCTCGGCCTCACCACCTTGACGACCGCCGCGCGGCGCCGCGCCAACCGCCGGGTCGCCGTCGTCAGCTCGGTCTTCGGCCTCGTCCGCCCCTCCGACCGCATCCCGGCCTATCGGCTCGCGGGCGACGTCACGCTGCCCGGCCTCGGCCCGGTCGCCGGCGTGTGGCGCGAGTGTCTCGGCGACGCGATCGAAGAGGCCGTCGGCTCCGGGCTGCTCGTCGACCTGCGATCGACGATGTATGCCGCCTTCTGGCGTCCCCCCGCGGCGAGCCCGGGGCGTCCCAACCGCACAGCGACCGTGCGGGTCCTGCACGAGGTCGACGGCGTGCGCAAGGTGGTGAGCCACTTCAACAAGGCCACCAAGGGCCGGATCGTGCGCGACCTGCTCGAGAACGGCGCCGACCCGCGGACTCCGGGGGCCCTCGCCGACGCTTTGGTCGACCTCGGCTGGCGGGTGGAGCAGGGCGACGAGACCGTCCGCGGCACTCAGCTCGACGTCGTCGTCTCCGACGTCTGA
- a CDS encoding RNB domain-containing ribonuclease, with the protein MASNRVITVRGSSDSVTGAALRDGIRAIQEELTVSPDFPAEVEEAATRAAAQPRLPELDLTDLPFVTIDPESAQDLDQAMFLERKEDGYLVHYAIADLSAFITPGDPVDVEANRRGETLYGADSKVPLHPKAISEDAGSLLPDQVRPALVWHIDVDATGEGTAVTLERALVKSRAKLSYDRVQADLDAGTADEMFTILKEVGELRLAREAARGGVSLPLPEQEIAVDEDGTWRLEFREMLPVESWNAQISLLTGFAAASLMVYARVGLLRTLPPADPRDVKRLHRTARALGIEWPAEVLYPDFIRSLDPSKPNHAAMVVACTRLLRGSGYVGFNGELPAQAQHSALASEYAHVTAPLRRLVDRYALEICLALCEGDEVPEWVIAALPDLPDTMRESGRRANQYENSVLNLVEAAVLAPRVGETFSAVVVETDDKDDRRGELTVQEPAIEAVVTGSGPLPVGEDVTVRLTTADMATRKVEFTLE; encoded by the coding sequence ATGGCCAGCAACCGGGTGATCACAGTCCGCGGCTCCTCCGACTCCGTCACGGGAGCCGCCCTGCGCGACGGCATCCGGGCGATCCAGGAGGAGCTGACGGTCTCGCCGGACTTCCCGGCCGAGGTCGAGGAGGCGGCGACACGGGCCGCGGCACAACCGCGGCTGCCTGAGCTCGACCTGACCGACCTGCCGTTCGTGACCATCGACCCGGAGTCGGCCCAGGACCTCGACCAGGCGATGTTCCTCGAGCGCAAGGAGGACGGCTACCTCGTCCACTACGCCATCGCCGACCTGTCGGCCTTCATCACGCCCGGCGATCCCGTCGACGTCGAGGCCAACCGTCGGGGCGAGACGCTCTATGGCGCCGACTCCAAGGTGCCCCTGCACCCCAAGGCGATCTCCGAGGATGCAGGCTCGTTGCTGCCCGACCAGGTGCGCCCCGCGCTGGTGTGGCACATCGACGTCGACGCCACGGGCGAGGGCACCGCAGTGACGCTCGAACGGGCCCTGGTGAAGTCGCGGGCCAAGCTCTCCTACGACCGCGTCCAGGCCGATCTCGACGCTGGTACGGCGGACGAGATGTTCACCATCCTCAAGGAGGTGGGCGAGCTGCGCCTGGCGCGTGAGGCTGCCCGAGGTGGGGTGTCGCTGCCCCTGCCTGAGCAGGAGATCGCCGTGGACGAAGACGGGACGTGGCGCCTGGAGTTCCGCGAGATGCTTCCGGTGGAGAGCTGGAACGCGCAGATCTCGCTGCTGACGGGTTTCGCCGCCGCCTCGTTGATGGTCTATGCCCGGGTCGGCCTGCTGCGCACCCTGCCCCCGGCCGACCCGCGCGACGTGAAGCGGCTCCACCGGACCGCGCGGGCACTGGGGATCGAGTGGCCGGCGGAGGTGCTCTATCCAGACTTCATCCGCTCGCTCGACCCCTCGAAGCCGAACCACGCAGCAATGGTGGTCGCCTGCACCAGACTGCTCCGCGGGAGCGGCTATGTCGGCTTCAACGGGGAGCTTCCCGCCCAGGCCCAGCACTCGGCTCTTGCCTCGGAGTATGCCCACGTCACGGCACCGTTGCGGCGGCTCGTCGATCGCTACGCCCTGGAGATCTGCCTGGCGTTGTGCGAGGGCGACGAGGTCCCTGAGTGGGTGATCGCGGCGTTGCCGGACCTGCCCGACACCATGCGTGAGTCCGGCCGCCGGGCCAACCAGTACGAGAACTCCGTGCTCAACCTGGTCGAGGCCGCCGTCCTCGCACCACGGGTCGGCGAGACGTTCTCCGCCGTCGTGGTGGAGACCGACGACAAGGACGACCGGCGCGGGGAGCTCACTGTCCAGGAGCCGGCCATCGAAGCCGTGGTCACCGGGTCCGGGCCGTTGCCGGTGGGCGAGGACGTGACCGTTCGGCTCACCACGGCTGACATGGCGACGCGAAAGGTCGAGTTCACGCTCGAGTGA
- the map gene encoding type I methionyl aminopeptidase, which yields MTPVAPAVISPRRPVPAAIVRPEYVDRPAPAPFTGSEVKDAETIQKMRVAGRLAAQARELVGSHVTPGITTDELDRIGHEFLCDHGAYPSTLGYRGFPKSLCSSVNEVICHGIPDSRVVEDGDIVNIDITAFIGGVHGDTNATFLAGDVDEESRLLVERTQTCLDRAIKAVKPGRRVNVIGRVIEAYAARFGYGVVRDFTGHGIGTSFHSGLVIPHFDSDHHAEEIQVGMTFTIEPMLNLGTPEWTMWDDDWTVVTRDLKRSAQFEHTLLVTADGAEVLTNP from the coding sequence GTGACTCCAGTAGCCCCCGCCGTCATCTCACCGCGGCGCCCCGTGCCTGCGGCCATCGTGCGCCCCGAATACGTCGACCGCCCGGCGCCCGCACCCTTCACCGGGTCCGAGGTGAAGGACGCCGAGACCATCCAGAAGATGCGGGTCGCCGGCCGCCTGGCGGCCCAGGCGCGCGAGCTCGTCGGGTCGCACGTCACCCCCGGGATCACGACCGACGAGCTCGACCGCATCGGTCACGAGTTCCTCTGCGACCACGGCGCCTATCCGTCGACCCTGGGATACAGGGGCTTCCCGAAGTCGTTGTGCTCCAGCGTCAACGAGGTCATCTGCCACGGCATCCCTGACAGCCGGGTGGTCGAGGACGGCGACATCGTCAACATCGACATCACCGCCTTCATCGGCGGCGTCCACGGCGACACCAACGCCACCTTCCTCGCCGGGGACGTCGACGAGGAGTCACGACTGCTCGTGGAGCGCACCCAGACGTGCCTCGACCGGGCGATCAAGGCGGTCAAGCCGGGTCGACGGGTCAACGTGATCGGTCGGGTCATCGAGGCCTACGCCGCGCGCTTCGGCTATGGCGTCGTCCGCGACTTCACCGGACACGGCATCGGCACCAGCTTCCACTCCGGCCTGGTCATCCCCCACTTCGACTCCGACCACCACGCCGAGGAGATCCAGGTCGGGATGACGTTCACCATCGAGCCGATGCTCAACCTCGGCACCCCCGAGTGGACGATGTGGGACGACGACTGGACGGTCGTGACCCGCGACCTCAAGCGCAGCGCCCAGTTCGAGCACACCCTGCTGGTGACCGCCGACGGCGCCGAGGTGCTCACCAACCCCTGA
- a CDS encoding PQQ-dependent sugar dehydrogenase, which produces MTSRPTRWSALAVSVLLGCGALSALGSPTQAAGGRTTDASGAPQVRVRTVVAGLANPWDVQPIGGGRMLVTERDKARLSVVRRGKRRTVRFPTERVWVSGETGLMSLAVDPAFSRTRRFWTCQGWQSGGGHDIRVSSWRLSADTRRARLDKHLLTGLPTTSGRHGGCRLLLDAETDALLVGTGDAADEDNPRNLTSLGGKVLRLDRHSGEPWPKNPFIDADDPRQRYVLTFGHRNIQGLAQHPDGRVVSAEHGSDRDDEINLLTAGGDYGWNPGPGYDESVPMTDHALPGQQIGAIWSSGHPTVATSGAAWTSGPSWGKHAGSLAVAALKGSRLMFIRFDDSFGVVSMSAPAAMRRHGRLRSVTALGNGNLLVTTSNGVNDKVLKVSPR; this is translated from the coding sequence ATGACCTCCCGACCGACCCGCTGGTCCGCCCTCGCCGTCTCGGTCCTCCTGGGCTGCGGCGCCCTCTCTGCCCTGGGCTCGCCGACCCAGGCCGCCGGAGGTCGGACGACCGACGCGAGTGGCGCCCCACAGGTCAGGGTGCGGACGGTCGTGGCCGGCCTGGCGAACCCGTGGGACGTCCAACCCATCGGCGGCGGACGCATGCTCGTGACCGAGCGTGACAAGGCACGTCTCAGCGTCGTCCGCCGGGGCAAGCGTCGGACCGTGCGGTTCCCGACCGAACGCGTGTGGGTCTCGGGCGAGACCGGGCTGATGTCACTGGCCGTCGATCCGGCGTTCTCGAGGACCCGTCGTTTCTGGACCTGTCAGGGCTGGCAGTCCGGAGGGGGCCACGACATCCGGGTCTCGTCATGGCGGCTCAGCGCCGACACGCGCCGCGCGCGCCTGGACAAGCACCTGCTCACCGGCCTCCCGACCACGAGCGGTCGACACGGCGGGTGCCGGTTGCTGCTCGATGCCGAGACCGACGCCTTGCTCGTCGGCACCGGTGACGCGGCAGACGAGGACAACCCGCGGAACCTCACCTCGCTCGGTGGCAAGGTGCTCCGGCTCGACCGGCACTCCGGCGAGCCGTGGCCCAAGAACCCCTTCATCGACGCCGACGACCCCAGGCAGCGCTACGTCCTGACCTTCGGGCACCGCAACATCCAGGGTCTCGCACAGCATCCGGACGGCCGCGTGGTCAGCGCCGAGCACGGCTCGGACCGCGATGACGAGATCAACCTGCTCACGGCTGGCGGCGACTACGGCTGGAACCCCGGTCCCGGCTACGACGAGTCCGTCCCGATGACCGACCATGCGCTGCCCGGTCAGCAGATCGGGGCGATCTGGAGCTCCGGCCACCCGACGGTGGCGACCTCCGGAGCCGCCTGGACGAGCGGTCCCTCGTGGGGCAAGCACGCCGGGTCACTTGCCGTGGCCGCGCTGAAGGGCTCGCGCCTGATGTTCATCCGCTTCGACGACTCGTTCGGCGTCGTCTCCATGAGCGCGCCGGCGGCGATGCGACGCCACGGTCGACTGCGATCGGTGACCGCGCTCGGGAACGGCAACCTGCTGGTGACGACGAGCAACGGAGTCAACGACAAGGTCCTGAAGGTGTCCCCGAGGTAA